The following nucleotide sequence is from Triticum dicoccoides isolate Atlit2015 ecotype Zavitan chromosome 7B, WEW_v2.0, whole genome shotgun sequence.
TAATGTtatcctcgttaccggttttgttcatcTTTCTCGTTATCGTGTTCCAGCATCCCCGCGACGAAGTCACCTgtatctggccagacgatgatggatgccttCACACTAAGAGGGCCCTAGGAAAATCTCTCCATCGTCGAAGGAGTAAATCCCACTCTCgggctatctagtcccttgtcaaactttacaATGAACCTATAAGTTGTGATTATGATCACCGTGTTCCAAGTAACGTTTGAGCAACTCCAAAGCCCACCGTACGATAAGAAGTGACTACGACACTCTCATTGTCTAAGGAGAAAACTCACACGTTTAACACTctgtgttattacaattgattagagatgatattaactcaattcataacatacaagattgggtcgattcaatatgatcgttcttccaacgtcataatctcaatgttcTTTTAGGACTaccgttacacttaacgatatcctaagatctggaAGATGTGATCACCAACAACATTTGAGCTAGTCCTAGGGGCAAGACTATGAACCTTTTATttaaccgtttattattccacacgtgcatatgtttTTTTCCACTTAATCGCATATACCAGGATCAtaacagttatagcatagaatataaactctccaattatgaatatggaaatataataatacaaatattattgaatctagggcatatttcgaacaatatctactttttcaaacacttctgctcttgttttggactctaattcacatgatttgaatgaaactaacccagaatgGCATTGTTTTCCGCAGAACTACCTttgtgttctttttgtgcagaaataaaagttcccggaaTTAAACAAAACTTTGCGGAGATATTTTATGGAATGTATAAAAATATTGGAGCGAAGAACTACTAGAGAAGAGCCACAAGTGGGCCACAAGTNNNNNNNNNNNNNNNNNNNNNNNNNNNNNNNNNNNNNNNNNNNNNNNNNNNNNNNNNNNNNNNNNNNNNNNNNNNNNNNNNNNNNNNNNNNNNNNNNNNNNNNNNNNNNNNNNNNNNNNNNNNNNNNNNNNNNNNNNNNNNNNNNNNNNNNNNNNNNNNNNNNNNNNNNNNNNNNNNNNNNNNNNNNNNNNNNNNNNNNNNNNNNNNNNNNNNNNNNNNNNNNNNNNNNNNNNNNNNNNNNNNNNNNNNNNNNNNNNNNNNNNNNNNNNNNNNNNNNNNNNNNNNNNNNNNNNNNNNNNNNNNNNNNNNNNNNNNNNNNNNNNNNNNNNNNNNNNNNNGACCTAGCTTGTGGGTACCACAAACCTTCGTGTGGCCTAATTACAAGCCTATAAGTACCGTCTTCCCGAGATAAAAtctgagaaagtttcatcatgttttacgatatatACGGAGCGGCCGCCACCTCCAGTTCTTCATTGGGAgccctaatctggagtccgtttgaggCTCCGGAGAGAGGGATTCGCCACCGTCATCATCACAACACTTCTCtatcaacaatttcatgatgctctccaTCATTAGTGCATaattcatgtatataggcatacaGGATGGTGATGGAGGTGGATGAGATTTCTTATGTAATCGAGTCAATGTGttcgggcttgatccctagtatccactatgttctgagattgatgttgctacgactttgctatgcttaatgcttgtcactagggcccaagtgtcatgatttcagatctgaacaattATGCTATCATGAATATATTGGAGATGTTGTTCTTACCTACAAGCTGTATGCACCTATTATCGTTCTGAACCTTAGACCCccaaggtgaccatgaattgggatATCAACAGGATGACTTTaacttgaggagttcatgtattcactatgtgttaattctttgttccagttctctattaaaaggagcgccttaattacccttagttttcattaggaccccactgccatgagagggtaggacaaaagatgttatgcaatttCTTAtcgcaagcacgtatgactatatacggaatacatgcctacatatggGTAATGAATTGGAGTTACTGTGTGTCGCTCTAGGTTGTGACCGTTACATATTGAATCTCGTCCAAATATCGATCGCTACTCCATGCCCACGCTTTAATACTATTGTGTTTTCTCAAGTTACCACTACTGCTTTGTTTGCTATAAAACTGGTATTACTGTTGCTACTTCTGTTACTCTATTACTATCGCTATCACTgcaatcatattactgtgctactaataaaTTGCTGCAATGAAGTGATTCTTAGGTGTAACtggattgacaactcagctgctaaggcTTATAAATATTTTTGGCGTCCCTTGTGTCTAATAATTAAATTTGAGTAAAATACTACCCTCAAAGACTATTacaaccccctatacttgtggggtcATCAACCGCTTGCTCACCAAAGTTCTTAttagtttacatcatattgcacttTTCTCGGATGTGTTAAAGCGAATGAAAGACATGGATCAAAGAACTAGCTTCggtttttggtggagcttggtggggtaaacaaaaGGGGGCTTGTGTTGAAATCAAGTCGATGCAAGCCAAGAAAATATGTGGATAGATCTGCTGGATCTTTGCACCAAGATTGAAGATACACAACACACAAACTTCTGAAATTTTTCTACCAAGGTGAAACTTTTGGATCTTACTGAACACTTTATTTCTCTCTTGACTTTTCTGCCACTCTTTCCCTTCTCTGTTGACTTTTTTGCCACTCTTTccgttctctcttttatttttatgccACTTCTTGTCTCTCTCTTTCCAAAGCACAACAACCAAATCTGAAAGTAACTACAAAGATGAAGTTGGTAGCTTCTTGTGACTAGAACgtttgactcacaactccaaattATGTGAgggttttttgcattggaaagtaAATTTGATGTAGCTTCTGGTGATGTACCCCTATGGCCCCGTCTCTCCTCCAAATGGGTGTGACACAAAGAAACATTAGAGGTCAAAACTGACAGCATCAacttcacttgaaacttgttttctCCAAAGTTGTTTCTCCAAAccggttgcttcaagagctcataggttgttggattTCTTCCATGCAATAACTAAGTTTAACCAACAACAATGGGGATGAAATCATAGTTGCATCATCAAGGTTATAAGgtaaacttaagttagcgttcacctggtcACTTATTAGTTTGGCGTGACTGCTTGTGATTGGACCTGTAATTGCTACAGGCTTGTCGATCGTCATGGTGTCCTCATCATTTGAATCATAGGAAAACCACATTATTAGGAGATGTTTGAGGTGTTTGAGGAAGTTTTGGGATCATGCAAAACTCATACACAATGCCATCCCATGTGCCTAACTCAAATGGGTTAAAACCCTAAGCAAAACAATCACTTTTTGGGACCACGGGCCTTCGAGGTTCAACGGACAGGTTCTCGGGCCCAGGTAATTCTATCTAGATACCCGGGTCCCCGTACACCGCATGGCTAACTCTCGAATGGGCGGAGGTCCTTGGGTAGAGGTTTTACCTCTCTCGATTGCCCGGGTCCCTGGGGACTCAACCCCTAGGTGTTTCAACCAACTAATTCATGATACCCATACTTATTCTGTACCGATACTTGTTACTCCCGGAGTTGGGACTCCTAGGCGGTAGCAGTCAACCTGGGAAGCTTCCTTACGTGTGGTGTGCTCCGTAAAAAATTGTAAAGGTCCCGCGGTCGCCTTCAGGACCAACCACGAGTAATTTGAGGCTCGCCCATTGGGGTGACTCAGAGGGGGGGTTATGATGAGCCCCTTGGTGGAGTTGGGAGTTTTGGATTTCGCACCTCCCCAACGGAGATTAGCACTCCCTCAAGAGTGTGAACTTTAAAATAAACTCATGTCTCTGATTTGTATTGCTTGTCATGTAGTTTGTTCTCACTGTACATAGTACATAGCTTTATCCCATTGACAATAAAATAAAAGGTTAAGctaaaatttgtagtctcctattcagGCCCTCCAGTCAATTTTAGGATCTTTTACTAGGCGTGCAGTCTGTGGTAGTAGATTGCATGTAGTTAATTGAGTGCTTGTTCAGCGGGCCTAATACTTTGCCGCACCATGGTTCATAGCCATCTTGGCGTCTGCCTTTGAGGGGCGTGTGGTCTTATCCCCCATTTTTAATATATTAAACTTGTGCACAATTGTGTGTTTTATTTTTACCGTTAGCTGCTTGTGGCTCCCTTGTTGTCTTTGTATGGTGTTTTTACTCttgactagcaaaagagcccgtgcgttgcaacggggagaATACATATATCTCTCTCCCTCCATCTCTCCTTCATGTGTTGATGCTCTCGATCTTCTTGAGCGAGCATGCAGTGTTAGAGCTTGATGCTCCTCTAGAGGGCAGAACTCATATTATCGCACATCAATCAATGTAAATAACAAAGGAGCAGCATTATTATAATTCGACCATAATGTTACAAAATAATTTAGAACAccatgatttttctttttctttgtgtcTCGAGAATCCAGTGGTTTGTTGTATAATGAATTTGGTACAAAGTATGCCCCCCAAATGATAAATAATGTTACAATTCGAATTTTTAGAGATTAAATTTAACTTCCGCTTCTCTTAATTATCCAACCAAGTGAAGCAGTGCTCTTTGTTTATACCAATAACTTACGCAAGCATGTGCCCATTATGCTCTCAAATAAATTCCACAGTATCATTTATACATGTATATAAATCTTATAGTTCGTATAATCCCCTTATAGTCATGCTTGACTGCTCGAGGATAACGAATTTTTTCAAACTAAAATCATCTATATGCCCCTTATGTTGTCCATTGTGCTACTGTAAGTTCTCTCAGGACAATGCAATGCATCCCACTCCTAGATGGTTCTCTATAACATTCCAATATGGTTGAATTATTTTATTAGAAGTTAGAAGTACATTGAATCATGAAAATCAACAATGCTGTTAGCAGTTAGAAGTACTAAATTACTAACCTTCAGATTATTTGTGCCCATAGCATGACTGTATGACCTCCAATGAAGCAGAGAGTTGTCCTACATAAGGCACGCTACGGTCATCAGGTGCAGCACATACACCAAGCATGCGCCACCGCCATATGGATGCCTCATGCAGTCAAACCATGAACAAACTTTGAGCATCTTTTATCTCAGCCTTATCTCTGAACATAGGTGTAACCCATCCTACCGTTGGAGCTGCCCTCCGGCAACACACGCCGAACCAGCCCTCCGGCAACGAATGCGGGACGGAGGTAGAAGAAGATAAATAGAAGACACTTGGTTATGGCGACGAACGCCCGGCCGCTATATGTTGGCTTCTATTCAACTCGACTGACTCAAAGGAACAAAGCAGCTTATAATGGCTTAAATAGCCAGAACCAACACACACGGAACGGCCGTAGTCGCCACGCACGCACATAGCCAGAAACTATCTATAAAAGTGGCGCACCAAACTTTGCGGTCAATTAAATTGAAGAACGGATTATTGTAAGTAAATAGCAGAGAGAAAAATTAATGGCATATAACTAACATTAAGTAAATGAGTTGAATACATTGCAGGTGCATGATCACTTTGGTGCCTTGTGAgcacggataattaagctacagtaaccctccacTAATGTTGCCACATCACCacaattactgttgttaatctcgctatGATTCGATCCTGttcgaattcaaaatttaaaatcaagtcaatctataaaagttttcaaatgacaaaactaaaatgttcgagttgTTTTAAATAACcgtttgttaatattggtggtggtCCAACTTTTTATAAAGTGGCTTAATGCCCTAAAAGTAAAAGAAAACAGAGGCACTAATATGAAAAGGGAAAAAGGCTATAACAAAAAAAAAAGACCCTGACCTCTCCTCTCACTCGGCCTCGGCCCAGCTTGatcgccaggccggcccacctatgCCCCCCTTCATCCTCCTGTTCACGGGGCGGTTGCGTGGCGGCCATCGCCCCGtcgccggccacgcgccggccatcACCCGGCCGCCCCCCTCTACAAAACCCCGGCGCCCCCCTCCCGTCGCCGAACCCTaatcccctctccctccctcacgcGCCCCTCACCCTTCCCCTCCTCAGATCCCCACCTTCCCGAGCTCCGCCATGGATGTGTCGCTGGCGTAGCCGTCGctgctgccgaccccgctgctggAGACCGCGCCAGGGGCACCGTCTTCGTCGCCTACTTCGACTACGTGGGCGAGATCGGGCCGGAAGCCACCGGGACGCCCGCTGCTTCCCCGTCCTCAACCTTCGTCCGTCTCAGGTCGCTGCCACCTTCTTCGACTCCGGTCATCGCCGCTGCTGCTCCTAATCCACTCACCGGCCACCGTGTGCCATCCGGTGAGCACACGCCCATCACGAACCCCCTTTCCTCGCGCCGTAGGCCTCGTAGCCGCTGTTGCCGACCTGATCGAACTAACCAAAATACACACACGCGACGCACGGAGCCTGACATGGAGCTGATCATGTTTATTTGGCTAACACATGCCTAGGCGTTGTGTCTTCCTGGTTAGCACAAACAGATCGTACATTATTTCTCAAATCACTGCATGCAACGTCAGGTATGAGAATCGGTCAAAAAGCACGATCTGAAACCAAAGCAAAAcatatttgcaaaaagaaaaaccaaaGCAAAACATTGTAGGAATGTTAATAACTTTCTTTCACCAGCCCTTGCTGGCACGTACTCTTCTAAAGCCTGGAGAAGATTAGCAAGCTAAGAGTCAAAGAGAACGGAAGTAGGAGAGGAGATTGAGCAGATCGTGCAACTACACGCATGGAGAGGGCGTACTTCCAGCTTGATGCATGCAAGTAGTCAGCGCCTATCACTTGGGGATCCCTTGGCAGCGGCGGAAGCACcagagagcatctccaacaggcgccgaacGCGCCGCGCGCTAAAAACTGATTTGGCGCGCGCCCAACacctggtttggcgcggcgcgcggcgtttgctccagcagccgcgctgtaAAGCCGCGCGCGCAGCTCCAGCAGGCGCGGTAAAAATACAGCGCGCGAACATTTTTTTTGCATAGATAAAAAAACGATTCAATATAtttttacatagatagatagatagttcAACATACATAGATAGATAGTTCGACATACATAGATAGATAGCCACTACtacggtatagatagatagatagaaactactccaagtcgctaccatcatcatcatcatcatcctcgtcggtGTCGTCCGAGGTTGAGAGCCATATGTCGTCCCAACGGTCATCGTCGGCCGTGAAGAACGACCTCCCACCTGCTGAAACTATGTCGCACTGCGCGTTCGCCAATGCTTTCCGCTGACGCCGGTCAGCCCGCTCCGCAcggcgccttgccgtcctctccgcccagtGGGCTTGCTCgtcggcgacgtcctccgggtggcgacggcgccactccgccatggctcgctcgtcctcctcggcgacgaggaggcggcgctgccgccgAGCATGGTCGGCATGGTCGAGGTCGGTGatgagacgcggcggaggggcgacgCGCTGCGCCTGCTCGCGCGTGAAGACGTCCAGAAAGTTCATCTGCGACCGGGGCCTGTccaagcgccacgccgccgcgtcgtacgcgcgggccgccTCGTGCGCGCTCCGGAATGTCCCGAGGCCGAGCCGCACGTCGCCGGACCGTATCTCGGCGAAGAACCAGCCGttggggcgcgcgcggacgccgcgatAGCCCGAAGCaccccggcggcgcggcggcatggtggtgcgGTGGTGGCACGAAAAGCTGCGAAGCGGCGAGCTTGCGAGGGGAGGGCGCGTGGCTGTGTGCGGTGCGCGTGGCGGGCGCGGCAATTTATAGGCGCGCGGTaagcggcgcgccaaatctacCGCGCCGCGTGCCGCTTTCTCCCGCGCGCGCGCAAGCGCTTCCCGCGCGCGGTAAGttcccgccaccgctggagcgcgcgGAATCAACCGGCGCGCGCTAAAACGCAATTGTACCGCGCGAGCGCGCCTTTtgccgcgcctgttggagatgctcttaggaggCTGAGGTGTTCGCTCCGGAGAAACCGACGCCAACAATGTGATCCGGTCGCCGGAGTTACATGTATGAATTAGCCGTGGCTGGACGGGAAAGATGGCCTGATTAGTTTCCATGGGACTCGGCTGCTCCTCCGCCTCTAGGTGATCCCTGTCCATCTTCTCTCTAAGGGCTTGTTCGGTTAATCCTCCTCCGAAGAGGGTTGGAGGGGATTGGCATGGATTGAGATGTATTTTGACTTGTAAGAGGTTTAAATCCCCCTCAAACCCCTTCAATCCACTCGGATCCACAcgtaaccgaacaaggcctaaagATCTTTACCTTGCCTCCACCGTTTTACACACATGAGTTCTATACTGCCTTTCCTCCTGTCTATAATTTTGCATGCTTTTTCTGTTTCGTGATAGGCCCTTCCATCAAATTTACATGCGCATCAGACTGCAATTTCCGACCGGTGTATTCATCGTTCCACGGCTGCGTCGGCACATCCGGAAGCAGCGCTAAACACGTCAGGATCGGTGGCCTTCGTTTCCCCTGGGTTTGGTTGTTGTTGGCTGCGTCCTAGGCCCAGCAGAACAAGCATCAACCGTCTCTCGTCAAATTCGACTCGCAACCCTCTGGTCGACCTCGAGCACCATGGTACGTGAGGCTGGAACAGCAGTCGCTCCGCGTGACCCTCCTTGAGATCGCGGGCGGCGAGCAGTATGGATTTCTCTGCCGGCGCCACGTACGTGAGGCCCAACCACAGTAGTCGCTCCGTGTGGCCCTCGTCCAGATTGCAGGGAGGCGACCTCCGGTCGGCAGCCTTGCACCCGAGGGATCTTTGGGCCTCTTTGGATtgaaggattttcataggaatatTGGAGGATTCCAATCCATTGGATTTTTTCCTAAAGAAGCCCTTTGGATCAAAGGAACTACACCTCCAAAATTCCTATGGATGCATTCCTACACCTCAATCCTATAGGAATTTCAACATCCAGTATAACCTCTTTTTTATACTGATTCGCGTAGGATCGAGGCActtttcctgtgtttttcctgtgttCCATCCAAATGACCATTCTTATAGTTTTCCTCTATTTTGTAATCCTCTGTTTTGCACCTACAATCCCGTCAAATTCCTGTATTTTTTGAATTCCTTTGTTTTTTAATCCTGTGATCCAAAGAAGCCCATTATGTTTATCGACTTGTCCCAATTCAGTTCTCGCGATTTGATATGAGGAGCGAATCAAGAGGACTAATACATCTTTATGGCAACTAGATTTGTTTTGATCATGCTAGAGGCAAGGTGGGGGAACCGAAGGTGCGTCCAGTTTTTAAGGAGGGAATCAAGAGAGATCGTTccgttttgttttcctttttctttgactGTATTCCCGTTTTGTTTCCAACCCGTGTCGTGCAAGAGATTGAAACGAAGTTATGGGCTGGCTTACTTGGCCCAAAGCGAGATAGGAAGGATGGATAGGCTGTTTTCGTGCACGTACTAACGAAAAAACGGTGAAGATATGCAGGTAAAATAGTACCACCTCAGATGTTGAAAATAATATAGAGGAAAAAACCTGAAAGCGTAAATTGACGGGAAGAAGCGCATTGTAACGGTGAACCCGAAGACCCAATCCgtcctttattattagggagagatttctTGCACTAGGATACTTTTTTACCTTTTTGTTCCGTGATCTTTGATTGTGAAACTTGATCTTTTTATGATCatatgaaaaaagaaaaagagtaGCTGGTATTTGCAAAGATGCTCAGGTCGCACGACCGTCCCGGTCCTTTTTTCCCTGTCGAGTGGAGCACTCAATGAACTGTTCTGACTGGACCGGGGATCGAACACAATTTCTTTGCGAATAAATTCTTGTACTACTCCAAAAAACTTAAGGATTACAATCAGATTCAAAAACTTCCAAAGCGCCGGGAGAGCCTGATCCAAGCCAAACAACAGTGCGGCGTTCGGATCTCCCAAAGTTTGCAATAAAGTGACTAGATTTATTTTGGCTACGGCGAATATGAGTAATACAAAAATTCCGTCCCTCCATGTTTCTTTTGATATCCTCCATAGAAAAAGCGTACTTTGGTTTGTTGCCTAGTCTTCTCTTGATCATCATGACTGCCTCCAGATAATCAGAACACGCTCTTGAATGCTCGTGCTATGCGGAAGGGGTTCCATTTTCCTTTCTGTAAAGAAGACAGAAATAAGACCAAGAGGACGCGAACTTGATGCTCTCGGGTACCAGCACACCCTATATATGGAAAAAAATTAGTAattaaaaaaatattcaaaaaattccaaatcctTTTTGGAATCAAACATGATCAGGTATTGTACTCGTATAAAAAGTTTGGATAAGAAATGATCCATATTGACTTCACGACAAAAAAGACAAGTTTATGACGATAATATAGCGTGTATAGTACTTGTATATAGCCTTTTTGCCGAATCTTCCACCCAGGATGCGACGAAAGTCATTCTTTGACAAATCTTTTTATATGACTAAAATACTTGATCATGTTTAATACAAAAaagatttggaattttttgaattattatttttttcaTATAGGGTGCGCTGGTAGCCAGGTTCTCCTTAATATTTTCCAACTTGGTGCTCTCGGGTACCCGCACACCCTATATGCGGAAACAAATTTAGTAattaaaaaatgtttaaaaaattcCAAATCCTTTTTGGAATCAAACATGATCAAGTATTGTACTCGTATAAAAAATTTGGACAAGAAATGATTCATATTGACTTCACGGCAAAGAAGACAAGTTTATGACGACAATATAGCGTGTGTAGTACTTGTATATAGCGTTTTTTGCAGAATCTTCGACCCAGGATGCAACGAAAGTCATTCTATGACGAATCTTTTTATACGACTAAAATACTTGATCATGTTTAATACCAAAAAAGATTTGGAATATTTCGAACTTTTTTGAATTACTAACCTTCTTTTCGTATAGGGTGCGCTGATACCCCGGTTCTCCTTCATATTTTCCGACCAAGATTTCAATACATTGCTCCCAAACAACTACATTGCCCTACACAATGCAGTAAATAAAACTACTAGAGTTGCAGTAGCCTGTAGCTAGGCTCCGGCAAAGGCGAGCAAGGATTGAACATGAGCAATGATTGACGGGGGATGGGCCGAGGCATTCACGCATGCGTCGCTGAGCACATGGAATCCAATACTGTCGTGTGCTCTGCACACTgtttaaggccaactccaccgcacgatcaCAAACGGACGTTGATTTATCCGGGCTCTGTCCGTTTGGGGGTAGCGACAGGTAGCAAAACGGATGTCCGTGTCCGGTCCGTCATGCGTGCACCCAATGCAGCGAACTCATCCCAAACGCTGTCCGGTTTTGTTCAGAGTCTGTCATTTCTTCAAACACTTCAAGGGCACATGTACAGAGAACAAAACCTGGCCGCTGTCCCGCGCATGAAGCTGCTGGTCGTTCGACGCTCGCATGTGCATGCAGCTCGTTCGAAGCCGCCGCTCGTCCGAAGCTCGTCTGCGCACAGAGCTCATCCGAACCTGCCGTGTCCTATCGCGCCGCGCCCCGCCGCGCGTGCGCTCGCACCCGCCCACATCCCGCGTCTGCCTGCGCACTCATCTGCTCCCGCGCCCGAGAGCTCCGGCGCGAGGTCCTGCTCCCGCGCCCGCAAGCTCGTGCCGCCGCGTCCGTGCCCGCGAGCTCCTGCCGCCGCGCTCGCCAGCTCGCTCGGGCCGCGCCAGCGTGCCCCGCACGCGCCTGTCGCAGTCCACTGCAGCGCCGGCCTACCGAGCTCAGCCGCAACAGCGCCCCGCCAGCCTCGCTCGCGTTGGCCGCCGCGCCTGCAGCAACGCCTGGTCCAGCACGCGCACGCCGTCGTCCTCGAGAGCTCCACCCCGCCACCCGCCGCCCCCGCAGCGCtggccgccgcccgcccgcgcgcCCACCCGTGCCGGCCACGTCCCCGCCCTGCGCGAGAAAgacagaggagagagagagaagcgaggtAGGTGGGAGGAGGTTGACATATGGGTCCGGTCGGACACGAGCGGGCGAGGACGAGGCAGCTGTGTCCGTTTTCTATCCGTTTTGGCCCCAAAATGAGACCAACTTTGGTCCAAGGATGGAGTGAAACGGACACAAAACAGACGAAAAAGTAAAATGGGGTCTGCCACTTGGTCGTTGCATGTGTCCATTTTTACCCAAACTGTGTCCGGCGGACAAGATAGGGTCATgcgggtggagttggccttaggccGGTTCATCTGCTTTTCGTCTGTTTGGAGTAGGAAAACAGACACGGCTGTCCGCTTTGCGATCGTGCGGCCATCGGTGCGCCCAACGGGTTGACCACACCTCAAACGATCCGATTTTTTACGCGAAAATAAACCCCCCAAAACCCCAAATAAACATcaaaacaactctaaaatattaaCACAGACATTAAAACGTCCACATTACCCAAGTCCGCACATTAATATAAACAATAAAGTTTAAAAcattaaaaaacagataaaagggtCGTCCCCGTCGTTGtctactcctcctcctcgtcctcgtcgccgGTGAGGCCAGCATATGGAGGTGGCTGCTAGAGGTGGGCTGACGGTCCCTGCCAGGCCGGAGCCGCCTGTTGTGCCGGCTGCGGTGGCGCCTGCACAACCTCTTCGTGCAGCGGGGATGGTGACCACCGGCCGGCATCCATCTGGGGCGTGCACGGCACGGTCTCCGTCCACGTCCAGGACTGGCCGACCAATGCCGGGTTCCATCCCGTCGGCTCCTCTGTCGCCACCTCTCGCCGCGCCTCCTCCTTGACAATGTCATCGAGCTCGGGGAGGGCGACATCGCTAGCCGCTGACAGGGCCATCATCTCCTAGAGGCCCTGCCATTGGCGCTCGTCGTGGGTGTGGAGGGAGTCCTCCATCACCTGCCTCATGAGCTCCTCCTCCACTGCGGCTGTCATTGGCTCGGGTGGTGGCGGGGACGGGAACGGTGACGGCGTAGGGGTGAGGCCGCGAACCATCCTGCGCCAGTGCGATTGGAGTGGGCTGGGAGCGCGTGTGTGGCGTTCAGCGTGCGGCCGCCGTGGGATTGATGGACGGCCTGCAAAGTAGGACTGCCGCCGGATGTCGTGCTCGTCGCGGAGCCATATATACCACAGCGGTGAGTCGACGGGGTACCTCCAGTCGTCGAAGAGGTCCAGGGGTAGACGGGCGCATCGACGATGGATCTACTCCTGGCAGGCGCGACCGCTCACTGGGACTGGCGGGATAGGCACGTGATCCGCAGGGAGGTGCCAGTTGTTGGGGAGGTGCACGTCGCCCCACGGCAACGGT
It contains:
- the LOC119339691 gene encoding ethylene-responsive transcription factor ERF071-like, whose amino-acid sequence is MPPRRRGASGYRGVRARPNGWFFAEIRSGDVRLGLGTFRSAHEAARAYDAAAWRLDRPRSQMNFLDVFTREQAQRVAPPPRLITDLDHADHARRQRRLLVAEEDERAMAEWRRRHPEDVADEQAHWAERTARRRAERADRRQRKALANAQCDIVSAGGRSFFTADDDRWDDIWLSTSDDTDEDDDDD